ATTAAGTACAATTCCATTTGTACTAACCATTCCGGATCATGGACGTATGCTGATTACTGCAGCAAATCAATTAGCAGAACAGGATGGTATTTATAAAGGCATGGTAGTGGCAGATGCAAGAGTGATTATTCCTTCATTAAAAGTGTTGGATGATCTGCCTGGCTTACCTGAAAAACTATTGAAAGGGTTAGGCGAATGGTGCATCCGGTTTACACCTGTAGTAGCTATTGATTTACCAGACGGACTTTTGCTCGATGTTTCAGGTTGCGCACATCTTTGGGGAGGAGAAAAATTATACCTGCAACATATCATTGATCGCTTATGGAGTTTAGGCTATCATGTTCGTGCTTCAATGGCTGATACAATTGGCGCTGCTTGGGCTTTTGCACGATATGGAAGTAGCCCAACTATTATTGAATCAAACAAACAGGCAATAGCTTTACTTGCATTGCCACCAGAGTCTCTTCGATTGGAATCTGAGACTTTTGAACGTTTGCATACTTTAGGACTTCGAAATATTCAGCACTTTATCAACATTCCACGTTCTGTTCTTCGTAGAAGATTTGGGGAAGCATTTATTCAGCGATTAAACCAGGCTTTAGGTTTTGAAGAAGAAATGATCATACCTGTTCAACCCATTGCCGTTTACTGCGAACGGTTGACTTGTCTTGAACCGATCACCACCTTAACCGGAATTGAAATTGCATTGCAACAGTTATTAGAAACTTTGTGCAATAAACTTAAGAAAGAACAAAAAGGGTTACGCACAGCTTGTTTTAAATGCTATCGCATAGATGGGAAAACTGAAACAGTTGAAATAGGAACTAACCGGGCAACAACAAATACACAGCATTTATTCAAACTGTTTGAATTAAAACTATCAACCATTGAACCTGCATTCGGTATTGAATTGTTTACGCTTGAAGCAAAGAAGACAGAAGATGTCTGTTCATCTCAAATAACATTATGGCAACATCCTGCAGGTTTGAAGGATGCAGGTATAGCAGAATTGATGGATCGCATTGCAGGGAAACTTGGTGCACATACCATTCAACGTTATTTACCTGCTGAACATTACTGGCCTGAACGATCATTCAAATCAGCACAACATTTATTAGAAGCAAACACAACAACATGGAAAGTTGACAGGCCAAGGCCATTGCAATTATTACCCTCACCTTCACCAATAGAAGTAACAGCACCTGTTCCTGATTATCCGCCCATGATGTTTCGTTATAAAGGCACATTACATAAAGTTATAAAAGCAGATGGCCCGGAACGTATTGAACAGGAGTGGTGGTTACAGCAAGGACAGCATCGTGATTATTATTATGTGGAAGATGAAACCGGTTGTCGTTATTGGATATTTCGTTCAGGACATTACACCGATGAGTCGTATCAATGGTTTCTTCATGGGTTCTTTGCTTAAAAATTTAGAAGTATGCGTTATGTGGAATTACAGGTAACAAGCAATTTTAGTTTCTTACGGGGTGCTTCTCACCCGGAAGAGTTGGCTGAGCAGGCTGCAGCTTATGGCTATAAAGAGATCGCCATCACAGATCGAAACAGTTTAGCAGGAATTGTAAGGGCACATGCTTCAGCAAAAAAGTGTGGCATAAGGATTATACCAGGTTGCCGACTTGATTTAGCAGATGGTGCAAGTTTACTTGCTTATCCTACCAATAAAGCAGCATATTCCCGGTTGTGTAATCTTCTTTCAACAGGTAATCTCCGTGCTGAAAAAGGTGAATGTCATTTGTATAAGGCAGATGTGTATCTGTATGCAAAAGACATGCTGTTTGTTGTTTTGCCGCCAACAACATTGAATCATGAATTTGATATTGAAGAATCATTTAAACAGAACCTGCAGGAGTACAAACAAAAACTGGATGGCCAATTATACATGGCAGTTTGTCGTTATTATAATGGTGATGATGCAAAATATTTATACAGAATCGCACAACAGTCTGTAAAATTCAATGTGCCGATGGTAGCAACCAATGATGTGCATTATCATAATGTAACAAGAAGAGAGTTGCATGATATTGTTACTTGCATTAGAGAAAAATGTACTATCTACAATGCAGGATTTCGTTTGCATCCCAATGCCGAACGCTATTTAAAACCGGAAGAGGAAATGTTTCGTTTGTTCCGGCATTATCCGGAAGCGATCAGGCATGCTGAAGAAATAGCAGAAGCTTGTCAGTTCTCTTTAGATGAATTGAAGTATGAATATCCTGAAGAGATCATTACCGAAGGACGAACACCACAGGAAGAATTAACACATTTAGCCTGGTTGGGAGCAAAGCAACACTTTGGTGATAACGTACCAACAAAAACAATTGCAGCAATCAAACATGAATTAGCTTTCATTGAACAAATGAATTATGCTTCTTACTTCCTTACGGTGTACGATATTGTACGCTTTGCAAGAAGTCAGAACATTTTATGTCAAGGTCGGGGCTCAGCAGCCAA
The DNA window shown above is from Lacibacter sp. H375 and carries:
- a CDS encoding Y-family DNA polymerase; this translates as MAKRFVAIWFRYLKTDWFVRREKTLSTIPFVLTIPDHGRMLITAANQLAEQDGIYKGMVVADARVIIPSLKVLDDLPGLPEKLLKGLGEWCIRFTPVVAIDLPDGLLLDVSGCAHLWGGEKLYLQHIIDRLWSLGYHVRASMADTIGAAWAFARYGSSPTIIESNKQAIALLALPPESLRLESETFERLHTLGLRNIQHFINIPRSVLRRRFGEAFIQRLNQALGFEEEMIIPVQPIAVYCERLTCLEPITTLTGIEIALQQLLETLCNKLKKEQKGLRTACFKCYRIDGKTETVEIGTNRATTNTQHLFKLFELKLSTIEPAFGIELFTLEAKKTEDVCSSQITLWQHPAGLKDAGIAELMDRIAGKLGAHTIQRYLPAEHYWPERSFKSAQHLLEANTTTWKVDRPRPLQLLPSPSPIEVTAPVPDYPPMMFRYKGTLHKVIKADGPERIEQEWWLQQGQHRDYYYVEDETGCRYWIFRSGHYTDESYQWFLHGFFA